One genomic window of Marinobacter adhaerens HP15 includes the following:
- a CDS encoding nucleoside 2-deoxyribosyltransferase, giving the protein MTKPKRIYLAGPEVFFPAAEHQAIVAEKKRLLQENGLEGVDPLDTELALSANEAKFRRGHRIYRANRELMDSCDAIIANLTPFRGISADPGTVFEVGYMIGQGKPAFGFTLESRYYRERAGATDLDELGHTIEDFEMSDNLMIEGGIYSSGGQLFVAEQPGEHRYFSAELFRRCVRAIKK; this is encoded by the coding sequence ATGACGAAGCCAAAACGAATCTACCTCGCCGGCCCGGAAGTTTTCTTCCCCGCAGCTGAACATCAGGCCATCGTGGCCGAGAAAAAACGCCTGCTACAGGAAAACGGACTGGAGGGCGTAGACCCGCTGGATACTGAACTGGCACTGTCCGCCAACGAGGCGAAATTCAGGCGCGGGCATCGGATCTACCGGGCCAACCGGGAACTGATGGACAGCTGCGATGCCATCATCGCCAACCTGACCCCCTTCCGCGGCATCAGCGCGGACCCGGGCACCGTCTTTGAGGTGGGGTATATGATCGGACAGGGTAAACCCGCCTTCGGGTTTACCCTCGAAAGCCGATATTACCGGGAACGAGCAGGCGCCACCGACCTGGACGAACTGGGCCATACCATTGAAGACTTTGAAATGAGCGACAACCTGATGATCGAGGGCGGAATCTACAGTTCAGGTGGCCAGCTCTTCGTGGCAGAGCAGCCCGGCGAACACCGGTACTTTTCGGCAGAGCTGTTCCGCCGTTGCGTGAGGGCGATAAAAAAATAA
- a CDS encoding class I SAM-dependent methyltransferase — protein MSKKIDLYSSSYSNYSLETYSEVRLETYGEDYGQTSWVSTEESHEIPELLQLISDSSVLDIGCGSGGYAVGLAKRIGCRVVGFEINESGVKTANALAEDEKVSALVKFEQHDASEELPYEDNSFDAIYSTDVLCHVPRRREVLSNTQRLLKPGGKFVFSDALVIGGLISYEELENRCPDGLYFFSPPRRQRAINTGIRPQAA, from the coding sequence ATGAGCAAAAAGATCGATCTCTACAGTAGCTCGTACAGCAATTACTCGCTGGAAACCTACAGCGAGGTGCGGCTGGAGACTTATGGCGAGGATTATGGGCAAACCAGCTGGGTTTCGACTGAAGAATCCCACGAGATACCTGAGTTACTTCAGCTGATATCGGATTCATCGGTCCTGGACATCGGCTGTGGATCTGGCGGGTACGCTGTCGGCCTGGCAAAGCGTATAGGCTGTCGGGTTGTAGGGTTCGAGATAAATGAATCGGGCGTGAAAACGGCGAATGCGTTGGCCGAAGATGAGAAGGTCAGCGCCCTCGTGAAATTCGAACAACACGATGCGTCTGAAGAATTGCCCTATGAAGACAATTCGTTTGACGCCATCTATTCCACGGATGTCCTGTGTCATGTCCCTCGTCGGCGAGAAGTTCTCTCCAACACACAACGGTTGCTAAAACCTGGTGGGAAATTCGTCTTTAGCGACGCTTTGGTGATTGGCGGACTGATTTCCTATGAAGAGCTTGAGAATCGATGCCCAGACGGTCTGTATTTTTTCAGCCCCCCCCGGCGTCAACGAGCAATTAATACAGGAATCCGGCCTCAAGCTGCTTGA
- a CDS encoding alpha/beta hydrolase codes for MIETPLEFQSDGTTCRGVLYTPDAGSKGLPCVVMAHGFGLTHASGLAPFKEAFCNAGYAVFAFDYRHFGDSDGQPRQTLSPGKEVADWLAALNFVRQLDRVDGGRICLWGTSFSGGLVIAAAAKDGNVQCTISQCPMMDGLASLLGVVSYAGFMQAMRLTWHGTVDWLRRGLGLSPRYIASAGRPGELGMMTAEDCQEGYVPLLADNASNYVAAGVSYAIPLFRPIRLASKVACPALVLICDEDTVAPASAAVKAAERMPNADVKHYPVGHFDVYRGEALDRSIEDQLDFLARFLR; via the coding sequence ATGATCGAAACGCCCCTGGAATTTCAGAGCGACGGTACAACCTGTCGCGGTGTTCTCTATACGCCGGATGCCGGCAGTAAAGGTTTACCGTGTGTCGTCATGGCCCATGGTTTTGGGCTGACTCATGCCAGCGGTCTGGCACCGTTTAAGGAAGCCTTCTGCAATGCGGGTTACGCGGTTTTTGCCTTTGACTACCGCCATTTCGGCGACAGTGACGGCCAGCCACGGCAAACGCTGAGCCCCGGGAAGGAAGTGGCAGATTGGTTGGCAGCACTAAATTTTGTGCGGCAGCTCGATCGTGTGGATGGCGGCCGGATTTGCCTGTGGGGAACGTCGTTTTCCGGCGGGCTTGTGATTGCGGCCGCGGCAAAGGATGGAAACGTGCAATGCACCATCTCCCAATGCCCGATGATGGATGGTCTGGCGTCTTTGCTGGGGGTAGTCAGTTATGCCGGCTTCATGCAGGCGATGCGCCTGACCTGGCACGGAACGGTCGACTGGCTTCGTCGTGGGCTGGGGCTGTCTCCCCGGTATATTGCATCGGCCGGCCGCCCCGGCGAGTTGGGCATGATGACGGCTGAGGACTGCCAGGAGGGGTATGTTCCCTTGCTGGCGGATAACGCGTCGAATTACGTCGCGGCGGGAGTGAGTTATGCGATTCCTCTTTTCCGGCCCATCCGGTTGGCCAGCAAAGTCGCCTGCCCGGCACTGGTATTAATCTGCGACGAGGATACGGTCGCCCCGGCTAGTGCTGCGGTCAAAGCGGCCGAGAGAATGCCGAACGCGGACGTGAAGCACTATCCTGTCGGCCATTTTGATGTCTATCGGGGCGAAGCTCTGGATCGGTCCATCGAAGATCAGCTGGATTTCCTGGCCCGGTTTTTACGGTGA
- a CDS encoding tautomerase family protein gives MPTYTVTVANLSLSPQQKSQIAEAITAAHNAQTGAPRFFAQVLFSAASAGDHFVGGRVNTAPQVYVHGLVREGRSIEIKQALMSQMLEEITQIVEITAEDVWIYLQDIPATQMIEFGRFLPAPGEEAVWEKGMSSEKRASLNK, from the coding sequence ATGCCCACTTACACCGTCACGGTCGCGAATCTGTCTCTGTCGCCGCAGCAGAAATCACAGATCGCCGAGGCCATCACAGCGGCCCACAATGCCCAAACCGGCGCTCCCCGGTTCTTTGCCCAGGTTCTTTTTTCCGCGGCCAGTGCGGGCGACCACTTTGTGGGTGGCAGAGTGAACACCGCGCCTCAGGTATATGTGCACGGCCTGGTGCGGGAGGGCAGAAGCATCGAGATCAAACAGGCCCTGATGAGCCAGATGCTTGAAGAAATCACCCAAATCGTGGAGATCACAGCTGAGGACGTCTGGATCTATCTGCAGGACATTCCGGCCACCCAGATGATCGAGTTTGGGCGGTTTTTGCCGGCGCCGGGAGAGGAAGCTGTGTGGGAAAAGGGAATGTCTTCGGAAAAGCGGGCCAGCTTAAACAAATAA
- a CDS encoding DUF6575 domain-containing protein, translating to MPNIEGKKISAKDIPQYTWNADLVDFDGPLLSLFKSEDGEDALFSWLDCSNSRNRWCILPLSRELLGSYLKQETSLLEVFQSLDSFVVFDVTPSHRRTNFTLTNLSDLPQDYIPDPESYLFDEISTDAATALRDEETEEYYLGLDGGMYIDDLSLIPKTYQQLYSFHYGLEHLQRDAVSHSFSRILKGWTGGFSSVNVFTGLRSVIPSIHRVRISELRYNSPGHIKVNLLPKLAEKIESAANYIENEENFRESEQFYKDVYNFFKDHKIAGFEEERNQHERSLTPDTNKEIMAYVDTFFEMMDWTEYQENFKKVHASPLLQLRILLAYYRRLKKLRPYIVRGHLSIGSSLLT from the coding sequence ATGCCAAATATTGAGGGGAAAAAGATATCAGCTAAAGATATACCTCAGTACACATGGAATGCTGACCTGGTTGACTTTGACGGCCCTCTCCTTAGTTTATTTAAGAGCGAGGACGGAGAAGATGCTCTATTTTCTTGGCTTGACTGTAGCAATTCGAGAAATCGCTGGTGCATCCTCCCGCTCAGTCGAGAGTTGCTAGGGAGTTACCTGAAACAAGAGACAAGCCTTTTGGAAGTTTTCCAGAGTCTCGATAGCTTTGTTGTATTTGACGTTACTCCAAGCCATAGACGAACAAACTTCACGCTTACCAATTTATCGGATTTACCCCAAGACTATATACCAGACCCGGAATCTTATCTTTTTGATGAGATATCTACCGATGCAGCGACAGCCCTACGGGACGAGGAGACAGAAGAATATTATTTAGGGCTGGATGGAGGTATGTATATTGATGATTTGTCGTTGATACCAAAAACCTATCAACAACTATACTCTTTTCATTATGGACTGGAGCATCTCCAACGAGATGCGGTATCCCATTCGTTTTCGCGAATTTTAAAGGGTTGGACTGGTGGATTCAGCTCTGTCAACGTTTTCACAGGATTACGCTCAGTCATTCCATCCATACATAGGGTTAGAATTTCGGAGCTTCGATATAACTCACCTGGACACATAAAGGTAAACCTTCTTCCAAAGCTCGCTGAGAAGATTGAATCAGCCGCCAATTATATAGAAAACGAGGAAAACTTCAGAGAATCTGAACAGTTTTATAAAGATGTTTACAACTTCTTTAAAGACCATAAAATAGCGGGCTTTGAGGAAGAGCGAAATCAACACGAAAGAAGCCTAACTCCGGACACTAATAAAGAAATAATGGCGTATGTTGACACCTTTTTCGAAATGATGGACTGGACAGAGTACCAAGAAAACTTCAAAAAAGTTCATGCTAGCCCGCTCTTACAGCTAAGAATCCTTCTGGCGTATTATCGACGACTAAAAAAGCTCAGGCCGTACATAGTTCGAGGACATCTTTCAATTGGATCATCACTGCTTACATGA
- a CDS encoding P-loop ATPase, Sll1717 family → MKGNLLGDIRAENDLQMLESAFLETSDYKAILESGDRCLVVGRRGTGKSALVYRLNKHIRAQAKTFVINVAPEEEQMIGLRSAFAKFSEKFAYVKAASKLCWRYAVYMEIISAVNGHYKLGKLLDHVVIQPYINEWKTSGRTVTVRLRKKIKSVMSELDAPEEIIGDLSDKLDLDTLEHALYSVFSKADQKIVILADRLDEGYSPDVVGIGVIDGFVQALIDLNSKYSRNVRAIAFLRDNMFRSIVINDPDFTRNIEGQVLRLHWDDYDLFNLVCNRLRIAINSRQENNVKVWNGAVADILKGREGFRVALRLTLYRPRDILVLLNNAFLKASSQDRNTIIVSDIEQSAKSVSENRLYDLFKEYENIFPALQEFVSGFSSGSAELSIEEANSKIRQILEGEFSDPNTQRDVIVLEKPHKVLQRLYGIGFVGIYDERSSSFVFCHDGRELSKEIGESSRLLVHPCYWLALNLKQKELSIQDAEDIHDEYDIEVSSISQEQRAATIGRIIEEIKEIPEGRGGAHDFEEWCYQAIKLVFAGSLVNIEMHPNKNKLQQRDIVATNMSNNSFWQRVFDDYKVRQVVFEIKNYEGLTAADYRQVNSYLHNDYGNLAFIVCRDPDNNLNALVGRKSFILSIKKWSSKYHTSIW, encoded by the coding sequence ATGAAAGGGAATCTTCTGGGAGATATAAGAGCCGAAAACGACCTACAAATGCTGGAGTCGGCATTTCTCGAAACATCAGACTATAAGGCCATACTGGAATCCGGTGACCGTTGTTTGGTGGTGGGTCGAAGGGGTACCGGCAAGAGCGCACTGGTTTATCGACTGAATAAGCATATCCGAGCGCAGGCGAAGACCTTCGTCATAAATGTTGCTCCAGAAGAAGAGCAAATGATCGGTTTAAGGTCGGCCTTCGCAAAGTTCTCCGAAAAGTTCGCTTATGTCAAGGCGGCCTCAAAGCTATGTTGGAGATATGCTGTATACATGGAAATTATTTCGGCTGTAAACGGTCACTACAAGCTCGGAAAGCTGTTGGATCATGTTGTTATTCAGCCTTATATTAACGAGTGGAAAACAAGTGGCAGGACGGTAACCGTCAGACTTAGAAAAAAGATAAAATCGGTAATGTCCGAGTTAGATGCTCCTGAAGAAATTATTGGTGACCTATCTGATAAACTGGATCTTGATACATTGGAGCATGCTCTTTACTCCGTATTTTCAAAGGCAGATCAGAAAATTGTAATATTAGCTGACAGGCTGGATGAAGGGTATTCTCCGGATGTTGTTGGTATTGGAGTAATTGATGGTTTCGTTCAAGCTTTAATTGATTTGAATTCGAAATACTCTAGAAATGTAAGGGCTATAGCATTTCTTAGAGACAACATGTTTCGGTCTATTGTTATAAATGATCCTGATTTTACAAGAAATATTGAGGGCCAAGTTCTTCGGCTACACTGGGATGATTACGACCTTTTTAATCTTGTTTGTAATAGGTTGAGAATTGCAATTAATTCCAGGCAAGAGAATAACGTAAAAGTTTGGAATGGCGCTGTCGCAGACATCCTAAAAGGCAGAGAAGGTTTCCGGGTTGCATTAAGATTGACGCTCTATCGTCCCAGAGACATTTTAGTTTTATTAAACAATGCATTTCTCAAGGCGAGCTCCCAAGATAGGAACACGATCATCGTGTCTGATATCGAGCAGTCTGCCAAATCTGTATCCGAGAACCGGCTTTACGATCTGTTTAAGGAATATGAAAATATATTTCCCGCGTTGCAGGAGTTTGTTTCTGGGTTCTCGTCAGGCTCTGCAGAACTCTCTATAGAGGAAGCTAACTCTAAAATCAGGCAGATTCTAGAGGGGGAATTCAGTGACCCGAATACGCAAAGGGATGTCATTGTTCTGGAGAAACCGCACAAGGTACTTCAGCGATTGTACGGGATTGGTTTTGTAGGTATTTACGATGAAAGATCAAGTTCGTTTGTATTTTGTCATGATGGGAGGGAGCTTTCGAAGGAAATCGGTGAAAGTTCGCGATTATTGGTGCATCCTTGTTATTGGTTGGCATTAAATCTTAAGCAAAAAGAGCTCTCAATACAAGATGCTGAAGATATACATGATGAATACGATATTGAGGTAAGCTCAATCTCCCAAGAGCAGCGCGCCGCGACAATTGGTCGTATAATTGAAGAGATAAAGGAAATACCGGAAGGCAGGGGTGGTGCCCATGATTTCGAGGAGTGGTGTTATCAAGCGATAAAGTTAGTTTTTGCCGGAAGTTTGGTTAATATTGAAATGCATCCCAATAAGAATAAGTTGCAACAGAGAGATATTGTTGCAACTAATATGTCTAATAATAGCTTTTGGCAACGAGTTTTTGATGACTACAAAGTTAGGCAGGTTGTTTTCGAGATAAAAAATTATGAGGGTTTGACAGCGGCAGATTATCGTCAAGTTAACTCTTATCTTCATAATGATTACGGAAACTTGGCGTTTATCGTGTGTAGGGATCCGGATAATAATTTAAACGCCTTAGTTGGGCGAAAGAGCTTTATTTTGAGCATAAAAAAGTGGTCATCAAAATATCATACAAGTATTTGGTAA
- a CDS encoding HupE/UreJ family protein, protein MKLTAKLLTAAALLTVSATAMAHSGHAEGGFTSGLLHPMLGLDHLLAMAAIGFWSVRQSKHMKNATPAFVIGGMILGATLAWSGLSLPGVETGITFSVLVAGILIATLAKLPTAVGGTLVGAFMLFHGFAHGAEMPAGATLAAYLAGFSIATLAITLVGRGLGSLMLKADSRFSRGVGGVLAVAGAYLAAA, encoded by the coding sequence ATGAAACTCACAGCCAAACTCCTCACCGCTGCAGCGTTGCTGACTGTTTCTGCCACTGCCATGGCTCACTCCGGCCATGCCGAAGGCGGATTCACCAGCGGTTTGCTGCACCCCATGCTGGGCCTGGACCACCTGCTGGCCATGGCCGCCATCGGCTTCTGGAGTGTGCGCCAGAGCAAACACATGAAGAACGCCACCCCCGCCTTCGTGATCGGTGGCATGATTCTCGGTGCCACCCTCGCCTGGAGCGGCCTGAGCCTGCCCGGCGTTGAAACAGGGATTACGTTCTCCGTACTGGTCGCTGGTATCTTAATTGCCACACTGGCGAAACTGCCGACGGCTGTGGGCGGTACTCTGGTTGGGGCGTTTATGCTGTTCCACGGTTTTGCTCATGGGGCGGAGATGCCTGCGGGGGCGACTCTTGCCGCTTACCTGGCTGGGTTCTCTATCGCTACACTCGCAATTACCCTGGTTGGCCGTGGGCTGGGTAGCTTGATGTTGAAGGCGGATAGCCGGTTTAGTCGCGGTGTTGGCGGTGTGCTGGCGGTTGCGGGGGCGTACCTGGCGGCTGCCTGA
- the ureG gene encoding urease accessory protein UreG produces the protein MTHCLRVGVGGPVGSGKTALLRQLCKALRDHYDIAVVTNDIYTREDADFLLRHEALAADRILGVETGGCPHTAIREDASMNLAAIDDLQNRHPNLELVLVESGGDNLSATFSPELSDLTLYVIDVSAGDKIPRKGGPGITKSDLLIINKIDIAEQVHASLDVMERDSKKMRGERPFVFTNLYDGVGLETIISFILERGMLPERRPEKLAETA, from the coding sequence ATGACACATTGTCTGAGAGTTGGAGTGGGTGGCCCGGTTGGTTCCGGTAAAACCGCCCTGCTGCGCCAGTTGTGCAAAGCCCTGCGGGACCACTACGACATCGCCGTGGTGACCAACGACATCTACACCCGGGAAGACGCCGACTTCCTCCTCCGCCACGAAGCCCTGGCCGCAGACCGCATCCTCGGCGTGGAAACCGGCGGCTGCCCGCACACCGCCATTCGTGAGGACGCCTCCATGAACCTGGCGGCCATCGACGACCTGCAAAACCGCCACCCAAATCTGGAACTGGTGCTGGTGGAATCCGGCGGCGACAACCTCTCCGCCACCTTCAGCCCGGAACTGAGCGACCTCACCCTGTACGTGATCGACGTTTCCGCCGGCGACAAGATTCCCCGCAAAGGCGGCCCCGGCATCACCAAATCCGACCTGCTGATCATCAACAAGATCGACATCGCCGAACAGGTGCACGCCTCCCTGGATGTAATGGAACGGGACAGCAAGAAAATGCGCGGCGAACGGCCCTTTGTGTTTACCAACCTGTATGACGGGGTAGGGCTGGAGACGATCATCAGCTTCATTCTGGAGCGGGGCATGTTGCCGGAACGCCGCCCTGAAAAACTGGCGGAAACCGCCTGA
- a CDS encoding urease accessory protein UreF has protein sequence MATVINTPTEAATPQVDDLALLGLMQLVSPALPIGAFAWSQGLESAFELGWVNNEAELAQWIEGVLEDGLSRCELPLLVRLQTAWAEGDAIALAKWNDWLHATRETAELSDEDTRLGGALVTLLRNLELLPEPHLIPEEPGYITMFAWAAHKRFVPVRQTLLGFAWAWLENQLAVACKALPLGHTAAQRIIERLRPQLAVAVDTALERNDHELGPILPGLALGSALHETQYSRLFRS, from the coding sequence ATGGCCACAGTCATAAACACACCCACTGAGGCCGCCACCCCGCAGGTGGACGACCTGGCATTGCTGGGCCTGATGCAACTGGTCAGCCCCGCACTGCCCATCGGCGCCTTCGCCTGGTCCCAGGGCCTGGAAAGCGCCTTCGAGCTGGGCTGGGTGAATAACGAAGCCGAACTGGCCCAGTGGATTGAAGGCGTGTTGGAAGACGGCCTGAGCCGCTGCGAATTGCCCCTGCTGGTGCGTTTGCAGACCGCGTGGGCCGAAGGTGACGCCATTGCGCTGGCCAAGTGGAACGACTGGCTGCATGCCACCCGGGAAACCGCCGAACTGAGCGACGAAGACACCCGCCTTGGCGGCGCCCTCGTCACGCTATTGCGCAACCTGGAGCTGCTGCCCGAGCCACACTTGATTCCGGAAGAGCCTGGCTACATCACCATGTTCGCCTGGGCCGCCCACAAACGCTTTGTGCCGGTTCGTCAGACGCTGCTCGGCTTCGCCTGGGCCTGGCTGGAAAACCAGCTCGCCGTGGCCTGCAAGGCATTGCCTTTGGGCCACACCGCCGCGCAGCGCATTATCGAACGGCTACGGCCGCAGCTGGCGGTGGCGGTAGACACGGCCCTGGAACGAAACGATCACGAACTCGGGCCCATCCTGCCGGGACTGGCGCTCGGAAGTGCCCTGCATGAAACACAGTATTCACGGCTTTTCAGAAGCTGA
- the ureE gene encoding urease accessory protein UreE produces the protein MLELIERIGDVKSTGIDTSEILDNLILPYELRIRGRLRATTETNVDVGLFLDRGPVLRDGDLLQARTGEIVRIRAAEEQVVTARIKSGQPLARLCYHLGNRHVTLAIGEDEQGSFVRFPPDHVLEELAERLGATVVHHTAPFDPEPGAYSQAGHSHGHGHSHSHDHDHGHSHGHSHKHTH, from the coding sequence ATGTTGGAACTGATTGAACGCATCGGTGACGTGAAATCCACCGGCATCGATACCAGCGAGATTCTGGACAACCTGATCCTGCCTTACGAGCTGCGTATCCGTGGCCGGCTGCGCGCCACCACCGAAACCAACGTGGACGTAGGCCTGTTCCTGGATCGCGGCCCGGTGCTGCGGGACGGCGACCTGCTGCAGGCCAGAACCGGCGAGATCGTACGCATTCGCGCCGCCGAAGAGCAGGTAGTGACGGCCCGCATTAAGTCCGGCCAGCCGCTGGCCCGCCTGTGCTACCACCTGGGCAACCGCCACGTGACTCTGGCCATCGGTGAAGACGAGCAGGGCAGCTTCGTGCGCTTCCCGCCGGATCACGTACTGGAAGAGCTGGCCGAGCGCCTGGGCGCCACCGTGGTGCACCACACCGCTCCATTTGACCCCGAGCCCGGCGCCTACTCCCAAGCTGGCCATTCCCATGGGCACGGCCACAGCCATTCACACGATCACGACCACGGGCACAGCCATGGCCACAGTCATAAACACACCCACTGA
- the ureC gene encoding urease subunit alpha, with product MKITRQAYADMYGPTTGDRVRLGDTDLWIEVESDAAHYGDEVKFGGGKVIRDGMGQSQRADAAVMDTVITNALILDWWGIVKADVGIQKGRIAAIGKAGNPDTQPDVTIVIGPGTEIIAGEGKILTAGGIDAHIHFICPQQVEEALMSGITTMLGGGTGPATGTNATTCTPGPWHIGKMLQAVDSLPMNIGFLGKGNASLPESLELQIQAGAIGLKLHEDWGTTPASIDNCLTVADKYDVQVAIHTDTLNESGFVEDTLAAFKGRCIHTYHTEGAGGGHAPDIITACSKDYVLPSSTNPTRPYTVNTIDEHLDMLMVCHHLDPNIPEDVAFADSRIRRETIAAEDILQDMGVISMIASDSQAMGRVGEVVCRTWQTAHKMKQQRGLLPEDEDLGADNLRAKRYIAKYTINPAITHGIAHEVGSVEVGKLADLVLWSPAFFGVKPATILKGGMIAAAPMGDPNASIPTPQPVHYRPMFGAFGKAASATRLSFVSQAAIDAGIGKELGLDSPLSACKGVRDVRKGDMKLNDACPHITVDPQTYEVHADGELLTCEPATELPLAQRYHLF from the coding sequence ATGAAAATTACCCGACAAGCCTACGCCGACATGTACGGCCCAACCACCGGCGACCGGGTTCGGCTCGGCGACACCGACCTGTGGATTGAAGTGGAAAGCGACGCGGCCCACTACGGCGACGAAGTGAAATTCGGCGGCGGCAAGGTTATCCGTGACGGCATGGGCCAGAGCCAGCGTGCCGATGCCGCCGTAATGGACACCGTGATCACCAACGCCCTGATCCTCGACTGGTGGGGCATCGTCAAAGCCGACGTGGGCATCCAGAAAGGCCGCATCGCCGCCATCGGCAAGGCCGGCAACCCGGACACCCAGCCGGACGTGACCATCGTGATTGGCCCCGGCACCGAGATTATCGCTGGTGAGGGTAAGATCCTCACCGCCGGCGGCATTGATGCCCACATCCACTTCATCTGCCCCCAGCAGGTGGAAGAAGCCCTGATGAGCGGCATCACCACCATGCTCGGTGGCGGCACCGGCCCGGCTACGGGCACCAACGCCACCACCTGCACGCCGGGCCCCTGGCACATTGGCAAGATGCTCCAGGCGGTGGATTCCCTGCCCATGAACATCGGCTTCCTGGGCAAGGGCAACGCCTCCCTGCCGGAATCCCTGGAACTGCAGATCCAGGCTGGTGCCATTGGCCTGAAACTGCATGAAGACTGGGGCACCACTCCGGCCAGCATCGACAACTGCCTCACGGTGGCGGACAAATACGACGTGCAGGTGGCGATCCACACCGACACCCTGAACGAATCCGGCTTTGTGGAAGACACCCTGGCCGCGTTCAAGGGGCGCTGCATCCACACCTACCACACCGAAGGCGCCGGCGGTGGCCATGCACCGGACATCATCACCGCCTGCTCCAAGGATTACGTGCTGCCGTCGTCCACCAACCCTACACGGCCCTACACCGTGAACACCATCGACGAACACCTCGATATGCTGATGGTGTGCCACCACCTGGACCCGAACATCCCGGAAGACGTCGCCTTCGCCGACTCCCGTATCCGCCGCGAGACCATCGCCGCCGAGGACATCCTGCAGGACATGGGCGTGATCTCCATGATCGCCTCAGACTCCCAGGCCATGGGCCGCGTGGGCGAAGTGGTGTGCCGCACCTGGCAAACCGCCCACAAGATGAAACAGCAGCGCGGCCTGCTGCCGGAAGACGAAGACCTGGGCGCCGACAACTTGCGCGCCAAACGCTACATCGCCAAGTACACCATTAACCCGGCCATCACCCATGGCATCGCCCATGAAGTGGGTTCCGTGGAAGTGGGCAAGCTGGCGGACCTGGTGCTCTGGAGCCCGGCGTTCTTCGGCGTGAAGCCGGCCACCATTCTCAAGGGCGGCATGATTGCCGCCGCGCCCATGGGCGACCCGAACGCCTCGATCCCCACGCCCCAGCCGGTGCATTACCGCCCGATGTTCGGCGCCTTCGGCAAGGCCGCCAGTGCCACCCGCCTGAGCTTTGTGAGCCAGGCGGCAATTGATGCCGGTATTGGCAAAGAGCTCGGCCTGGACAGCCCGCTATCCGCCTGTAAAGGCGTGCGTGACGTGCGCAAGGGCGACATGAAACTGAACGACGCGTGCCCGCACATCACCGTGGACCCGCAAACCTACGAAGTGCATGCCGATGGCGAACTGCTCACCTGTGAGCCCGCCACCGAACTGCCCCTGGCCCAGCGTTACCATCTCTTTTAG
- a CDS encoding urease subunit beta produces MIPGEYQLKDGDIELCEGRERIQIDVANTGDRPIQIGSHYHFAEANPALDFDRAKARGYRLDVAAGTAIRFEPGQSREVTLIPFAGGREIYGFRQEVMGKLEGQK; encoded by the coding sequence ATGATCCCCGGTGAATACCAGCTCAAAGACGGCGACATCGAACTCTGCGAAGGCCGCGAACGCATCCAGATAGACGTTGCCAATACCGGCGACCGCCCGATCCAGATCGGCTCTCACTACCACTTTGCCGAAGCCAACCCGGCGCTGGATTTCGATCGCGCCAAGGCCCGTGGCTACCGCCTGGACGTGGCGGCCGGCACCGCCATCCGCTTCGAACCCGGCCAGAGCCGCGAAGTCACACTGATCCCGTTCGCGGGTGGCCGTGAAATCTACGGTTTCCGGCAGGAAGTCATGGGCAAACTGGAGGGCCAGAAATGA
- the ureA gene encoding urease subunit gamma, producing MELTPRDKDKLLLFTAALLAERRKAKGLKLNYPEAVALISAEIMEGAREGRTVAELMTAGTEVLTRDDVMDGIAEMVDEVQVEATFPDGTKLVTVHNPIV from the coding sequence ATGGAATTAACGCCAAGAGACAAAGACAAACTGCTGCTGTTCACCGCAGCCCTGCTGGCCGAGCGCCGCAAAGCCAAAGGCCTGAAGCTCAACTACCCGGAAGCCGTGGCCCTGATCAGCGCCGAAATCATGGAAGGCGCTCGCGAAGGCCGTACCGTGGCCGAGTTGATGACCGCCGGCACCGAAGTCCTCACCCGTGATGACGTGATGGACGGCATCGCCGAAATGGTCGACGAAGTGCAGGTGGAAGCCACCTTCCCCGATGGCACCAAGCTCGTCACCGTCCACAACCCAATCGTGTAA